TCGCCGCGAACCCGCCAAGATGCGTGACGATGCCGCGCGCCGGCTGCCGACCTATATAGTCAAGAGCAACACCTTTACGCAGATCGCCTCGGCCGTGCGCGACATCTTTCAGACCGGCGCGCTCGAGAAGGGCTTCACTGACGAGGCCCTGCGCGAAGCCGAGGAGGGCGCCGCCTACGCCGCCGAAAACGGCGAGCCGGTGGAGCTTGCCCCGCAGAACAGCTATGTGCGCCGCCTGCAGCACCAGCTTCTGCAGAAGCACAACCTGCTCTCCGAGAGCGTGGGGGTCGAGCCCCGGCGCCGCGTTCGGATCCTTCCCCAGCGATGAGAGGCGCCTTCATCACTTTCGAGGGAGTCGAGGGGGCGGGCAAGACAACGCAGGCCAGGCTTCTGCGTGACCACCTTCTGGGCATGGGGCTGCGCTGCCAGATCGTGCGCGAGCCGGGCGGCGAGCCGACGGCCGAGGCCATCCGTGGCCTGCTGTTGGCGGCGCAGGACCCGGTGACGGCGCGCGCCGAGTTGCTGTTGTTCGCCGCGGCGCGCGCGCAGCTCGTGGAGCGCGTGGTGCTGCCTGCCCTGCGTGAAGGTGTCGTGGTGCTCTGCGACCGCTACGCGGACTCGACGGTGGCATACCAGGGCCACGCGCGGGGCCACGATGTGGCGTTCGTGCGCTCGGTGAACGTGTTCGCCACCGGCGGCCTGAGCCCCGATCTGACCCTGCTGCTTGACCTGCCGGCGGACGAGGGCCTGCGGCGCCAGCCGGATCGTAACCGCATGGAGCGTGAGCCGCTGGAGTTCCACCGCCGCGTGCGCGAGGGGTACCTGGCCGAGGCGGAGCGCGAGCCCGCGCGCTTCACCGTGATCGACGCGCGCCTACCAGCCGAGGGCGTGCATGCCGAGATCGTGCGCCGCGCGCTCGCCGTTGCGGATCCGGCGCGGGCGCAAGCGCCCATCGACCCGCAAGCCTGAGGTCACCCGCTTCTTCGGAGGGAAAGCGTGAAGCTCGTAATCACCGTCGTGCATGATCGCGATAAGAACCGCATCACGGAGACCCTGCTGCGCAACGACTTCAAGTTCACCAAGATCGGCAGCACCGGCGGTTTCCTGCGCGAGGGCAACGTGACCCTGCTGGTGGGGGTGGACGAGAGCGAGGTGGAGCGGCTCCTGCAGCTGATCGGCGACAGCTGCAAGACGCGTGAGCAGTTCGTGAACGTGCTGCCGCCAGACGCGGCTCCCGTGGGCACGTTCATGCCCTCGCCGGTGAAGGTGCTCGTGGGCGGCGCGGTGGTCTTCGTGGTCGACGTGGAGCGCTTCGAGCGCTTCTGAGCGCGCTCACACGGCCGCCGCCATCGTCTCCCGCAGGTCGCGCTCGCCTTCCGTGCCGGCGACCCGCACGAAGATGTCCTCCAGCGTGGGCTCCTCGGGCTCGAACCGCCGCACGTCGGCGCCGGCCGCCAGCAGGGCGGCGAGCACGTCACGCCGCCGGGCGCCGTCCTGCGGATACAGGCGCGCGGCGTGTGGTCCGAGGGCCTCGTGGCGCACGCCGGCGATGCCCGGCACCGGGCCATCGCACTCCACGAGCAGTGCGTGGTCGACGTACCGCGCCTTGATCTCGGCGATGGAGCCGTAGAGGCGCACCTGTCCGCGGTGCAGCATCAGCAGGCGCTGACAGAGCCGCTCGGCGTGCTCCATGTTGTGGGTGGAGAGGAGCACCGTCGTGCCGGCCTCGTGCCGCTCCTGAACGAGCTCCTGAAGGCGCCGAGAGCTCACGGGGTCCAGGCCCGAGAAGGGCTCGTCCAGAATGAGCAGATCCGGCCCGTGGGCGAGCGTGGCCGCGAACTGCACGCGCTGGGACATCCCCTTGGAGAGCTCCTCAAGTTTGCGCTTCGCGTGCCCGGCCATGCCGACCGCTTCGAGGGCGCGTTCGGCGCCGCGGCGGGCGTCCGCCGCGGAGAGGCCCTTCAGGCGGGCGAAATAGGAGACGGTATCGAGGGCCGTGAGGCCGCGGTAGAGGCCGCGCTCCTCCGGCATGTAGCCCACGCGCGACAGCGAGGCGCGGATTCGGGAGTTGCCGAAGAGGCGCACCTGGCCACCGTCGGGGCGCAGGATGTCGGTTAGCAGCCTCATCAGTGTAGTCTTGCCTGCGCCGTTGGGGCCGACGAGGGCGAACACCTCGCCGCTTCCCACGGTGAACGAGACGCCGTCCAGCGCGGTCACGCCCTCGTAGGACTTGCTGACCCCGATGGCCTCCACCACCGGATCCGCCACGACGCGTCCCTCCCGCCTGCCGCCGCCCCTGCGCGGGACGGCGGCAGGGGCATTGTACCAGAGGCCGGCCGGAGCCGCAACGCCGAGATCATCTGCCGGGCGAAGCGGCATTACGGGTCACGCGAGACCGCCCGGCTCGCCTGCACGTGCCGGCGACTGCCAGCCGGGACGCGGACGCGCGGGCTGGCCGGTCCGCACGTTGCCAAGCACGCTCTGGCCGAAGCTTGTGAAGCCGCGGCCCGTCCGCGGTACCGAGCCGGGCGGCGGTCAGGGATCGGCTAAGGTCGGGCCGGACTCGACGCCGGCGTGCCCTCGCTTGGGCCGGCGAAGCGGCGGCGATAGGCTTCGACGTGCACTGCGCGCGCGGCCGTCACCAGTTCCGGATAGGGCGAGTCCACCACGGTGACGAAGCCGATGTTATAGTTCTCACCGTCGAAGTAGCGGCCGGTGAGTGGTTCGTCCACGTACTGGAACCAGTGACAGCCCACGAACGCGGGGTTGTCCAGCACGGAGCGCACGTAGCCCTGGTAGATGGCCGCTCGCGCACGCTGGTTCGGCGCGGCGACCAGGCCAGTGTGGAACATGCCCCGGTCGAGGGCCCCCACGTGGAACTCGCCAATGATGCACGGGCGATCCAGCGCGGTCAGGAAGCCATACCGCGCCGCGTCGACGCGCGGTGCGTAGATGTTGAAGCTGACCACGTCGCTGAGCTCGGCGGCGGCCTGCACGGCCTCTGGCGTGTAGCCGGCGAAGCGGCATCCGAGGTAGAGGTGGTCCGGGTCGACGGCGTGGAGGGCGTCGCGTACCGTTCGGAAATACTGGCGGGCGTACTCGAGCGTGAAGGCGCGCAGGTCGCCGCGCAGCGCGTCGGTATGGCTGGCGGGCGGCGTCAACGGTCCGGCGAGCGCCTCCCAGTCCGGGAACGAGGCGCCCCAGGCAGCGTTGAGCCGCTCGACGGATGGGTACCGCTCCCGAAGCCGGGTGAGGAACGCCCGCTTGGCCGGCGATGCCGCCGCCTCGAGCGCGAGCGCTCCAAGAGCCAGGCCATAGCGGCCCGCGTCCGAATCGCCTCCGCCCCAGCTCAGCTCGTTATCCACGAAGGTGCCGACGCACCATGGGTCTCCGGCGACCTGCCGGGCGATCGCGCCTGCCGCGGCCGCGGCGGCCTCCGCGAACCGTGGATCGAAGGGATCGGGCATCTTGCCCCAGTAGTCCTGCCCGCTCGCCACGCGCGCGAACGGCCCGGAGATGCCGGTGGTGGCTACGTACGGGATGCGGCCGTTACGGTAGAGGCGCGCGTCCGACCAGTTGCCGACGGTGTTGAACCCCCACGACCGAAGACGGCGCACGGCGAGGTCGAGCCACGCTCGCTCCCACTCCGGCCCGAGCTTGCGATCGAGGTTGGCCGACAGGAAGTTGTAGGCCGTGCCGCTCTGGATCGGGCCCGAGTGCACATTGCTCACCTCGGAGTAGTAGCGCCCGAGCGGCTCATCCTTCCCCGGCAGCCAGGTGAACATAGGCTCGCGGCCGGTGACGAAGGTCGGGTTCCACGCTCCCACGCAGTCCATCCCGAGCGAGAAGAAGAGCGTGCCGTCGGGCGTCACGAGCCACCAACGGCCGTTGACCTTCTCCGTACGGAAGTAGCCCGTGGCCGGCATCCGGGGTCCGTCGCGCCAGCCGCCGAAGCGATCGCGGCCCTTCAGCGCTGGCGCGGCTCGCAGGGCGCGCTCCTCCGCGTCGGCACGCAGCTTCAGATCGGTCTCCGACCTCGCCTTGCCAGGCCATTCCGCGCCCGTGTACTGCCCGAAGCGGTCGACGATGCCCTCGAGCGAGGCCGAGGCGCGGACCAACCGGACGTTGTCGATGACCAGGGCCGTGCCGGCGGCCGGGCGGTGGGCGAACACCTGGAACGCGACGATGTGCGACAGGTTGAGCGGGCCGCCGGACGAGACGCCAAGCACGCGCATGCCCGGCGCGGCCATCGGCATACCTCGCATCCCGTGCTCCATCGGCCCGGGGCCCAGGGGCAGCAAGAACGTCGCTGAGGCGCCGGGCGCCAGGCCACTGCCGGCCTGACGGCAGTAGCGCGCCCCGTCGGCGCGCGGGTCGTCATCGACGCGCACGCCGAACTCCACGTGCGCGCGTCCGGGGTTGCGCAGGTCCAGAGCCAGGCCGTCGTACCCCGACCAGTCCCAGGGCGTCGTGCCGGCGAGCGTCACGTTGGGCCACTCGGCATCGCCGAAGTCCACTCGCAGGGCACGTTTGCCCTCGGTGGCGCCCGCGGCAACGGGCAGAAGGCGCACGTTGTTGGCGCGCGCGAGCGCCAGGCCCGACGGGCCCTCGAAGCCAGCAATGAGGCGCGGCTGCGCGCCGGCGCGCGCGTCAAGCAGCGCGATCAGGATCACGGAGAGGTGGGCGATAGCTCGCATGGCGGACTCCCTCGCGCGCCGGAGCACGGTTGCGGCGGCGCGTCCACG
The nucleotide sequence above comes from Chthonomonadales bacterium. Encoded proteins:
- the tmk gene encoding dTMP kinase, translating into MRGAFITFEGVEGAGKTTQARLLRDHLLGMGLRCQIVREPGGEPTAEAIRGLLLAAQDPVTARAELLLFAAARAQLVERVVLPALREGVVVLCDRYADSTVAYQGHARGHDVAFVRSVNVFATGGLSPDLTLLLDLPADEGLRRQPDRNRMEREPLEFHRRVREGYLAEAEREPARFTVIDARLPAEGVHAEIVRRALAVADPARAQAPIDPQA
- a CDS encoding cyclic-di-AMP receptor, translating into MKLVITVVHDRDKNRITETLLRNDFKFTKIGSTGGFLREGNVTLLVGVDESEVERLLQLIGDSCKTREQFVNVLPPDAAPVGTFMPSPVKVLVGGAVVFVVDVERFERF
- a CDS encoding ATP-binding cassette domain-containing protein; this encodes MADPVVEAIGVSKSYEGVTALDGVSFTVGSGEVFALVGPNGAGKTTLMRLLTDILRPDGGQVRLFGNSRIRASLSRVGYMPEERGLYRGLTALDTVSYFARLKGLSAADARRGAERALEAVGMAGHAKRKLEELSKGMSQRVQFAATLAHGPDLLILDEPFSGLDPVSSRRLQELVQERHEAGTTVLLSTHNMEHAERLCQRLLMLHRGQVRLYGSIAEIKARYVDHALLVECDGPVPGIAGVRHEALGPHAARLYPQDGARRRDVLAALLAAGADVRRFEPEEPTLEDIFVRVAGTEGERDLRETMAAAV
- a CDS encoding beta-galactosidase, yielding MRAIAHLSVILIALLDARAGAQPRLIAGFEGPSGLALARANNVRLLPVAAGATEGKRALRVDFGDAEWPNVTLAGTTPWDWSGYDGLALDLRNPGRAHVEFGVRVDDDPRADGARYCRQAGSGLAPGASATFLLPLGPGPMEHGMRGMPMAAPGMRVLGVSSGGPLNLSHIVAFQVFAHRPAAGTALVIDNVRLVRASASLEGIVDRFGQYTGAEWPGKARSETDLKLRADAEERALRAAPALKGRDRFGGWRDGPRMPATGYFRTEKVNGRWWLVTPDGTLFFSLGMDCVGAWNPTFVTGREPMFTWLPGKDEPLGRYYSEVSNVHSGPIQSGTAYNFLSANLDRKLGPEWERAWLDLAVRRLRSWGFNTVGNWSDARLYRNGRIPYVATTGISGPFARVASGQDYWGKMPDPFDPRFAEAAAAAAGAIARQVAGDPWCVGTFVDNELSWGGGDSDAGRYGLALGALALEAAASPAKRAFLTRLRERYPSVERLNAAWGASFPDWEALAGPLTPPASHTDALRGDLRAFTLEYARQYFRTVRDALHAVDPDHLYLGCRFAGYTPEAVQAAAELSDVVSFNIYAPRVDAARYGFLTALDRPCIIGEFHVGALDRGMFHTGLVAAPNQRARAAIYQGYVRSVLDNPAFVGCHWFQYVDEPLTGRYFDGENYNIGFVTVVDSPYPELVTAARAVHVEAYRRRFAGPSEGTPASSPARP